Proteins encoded in a region of the Enoplosus armatus isolate fEnoArm2 chromosome 16, fEnoArm2.hap1, whole genome shotgun sequence genome:
- the LOC139298750 gene encoding CMP-N-acetylneuraminate-beta-galactosamide-alpha-2,3-sialyltransferase 1-like, with protein sequence MSLPKRRKIRTFALLFCVITFTTLLFSYTFRDPSLYFFKYAFRLSDNFFSKGLCACRQCMTELEDDPWFAERFNQSIHPLMTRENSALSDDTFKWWQWLQSERRPANFSGVVEELFQVIPDEVLYMDASTERCRTCSVVGNSGNLKGSQYGSLIDSSDFIIRMNQAPTTGFEEDVGARTTHHVMYPESAIDLDNATSLVLIPFKILDLQWIISALTTGTIKHTYVPVVSRIKANKDKVLIYSPTFFKYVYESWLEGHGRYPSTGFLSLLLAIHICDEVSVFGFGADQYGNWHHYWEENHLAGAFRHTGVHDGDYEYNVTLLLADKHKIQMFRGR encoded by the exons ATGTCTCTGCCCAAGCGGAGGAAAATCAGGACttttgctctgctgttttgCGTCATTACGTTTACAACGTTGCTGTTCAGTTACACTTTCCGGGACCCCTCGCTCTACTTCTTCAAGTACGCTTTCCGCCTGTCTGACAACTTTTTCTCCAAGGGGCTGTGCGCCTGCCGACAGTGCATGACGGAGCTGGAGGACGACCCCTGGTTCGCCGAGCGCTTCAATCAGTCCATCCACCCTCTGATGACCAGGGAGAACAGCGCCCTCTCTGATGACACCTTTAAATGGTGGCAG TGGTTGCAGTCAGAGAGGCGGCCGGCTAACTTCAGCGGAGTGGTGGAGGAGCTGTTCCAAGTCATCCCTGATGAGGTGCTCTACATGGACGCCAGCACCGAGCGCTGCAGGACCTGCTCCGTGGTGGGGAACTCTGGGAACCTGAAGGGGTCCCAGTACGGCAGCCTCATCGACTCCAGTGATTTCATCATAAG AATGAACCAGGCTCCCACCACTGGCTTTGAGGAGGATGTGGGTGCCAGAACAACACATCATGTCATGTATCCGGAAAGTGCCATAGACCTGGACAACGCCACCAGTCTGGTGCTGATCCCTTTCAAGATTCTGGATCTGCAGTGGATCATCAGTGCTCTGACCACGGGCACCATTAAACA CACGTATGTACCTGTTGTATCCAGGATAAAGGCAAACAAAGATAAG GTGTTGATTTACAGtccaacatttttcaaatacGTCTATGAGTCTTGGCTTGAGGGTCACGGACGATATCCTTCCACCGGCTTCCTCAGCTTACTGCTCGCTATCCACATATGTGACGAG GTCAGTGTGTTTGGATTCGGTGCAGACCAGTACGGAAACTGGCACCACTACTGGGAGGAGAACCATTTGGCCGGAGCTTTCCGACACACAGGAGTCCACGACGGAGATTACGAATATAATGTCACCCTGCTGCTGGCAGACAAGCACAAAATCCAAATGTTTAGAGGCAGATGA
- the parp10 gene encoding protein mono-ADP-ribosyltransferase PARP10, with amino-acid sequence MPVESLEERTLEVLELPAGVDEELLFLYFENKRRSGGGPLTSVERKGDGAVLVFEEAEVAAQVLSKGHHVLHNVELSVRRPASKDRCRLLLQGIHPNTSTELIELYVENMMGLSVSDYTLCPSPGRDFILIRLSQPLSKDFQTLQAKFSKRTLDGAKVTLEQIEQTDSVLVENLHPGTTQDLLTLYFENKGGANQKVKVTMLSEGTAKVSFVNYESVDRVLDQPHKLDGADLAVMPYFDFLQPTERLTSQESATGSQDMAERNSADLSDTQMQTSLPMVVDANSQSSSQMSSVPPAAHEAVEEAAEEAMDQTEDEETLSCHIAIADSAKLALFQLGTFQQDTEKAHPNFTIQIKDNGVHVAGTDRQTLEQIKHSISDYFGKVAETHFTLEPEKAQFLARKDVKKRLLQTMNQTESPAIYTVSDCDVLVTSLSKNSIQACSFLKSQLCHFSVPLDAECEGILYCREWTEFLQALGFSSVKVSEQGGNVDVLTLKGMESEKQAAILQFLTTPIERETVIAMEPGMLKYMQIHCHQLLADMDQVSIFPLEAEDVCGLKIHGHAIACQMAEEVLQGVVSSICTRTITVNAPGVARFLGDKECTKILKEMETKFQVYVNPKYVPWQPLPHQDIFEAAWTMMSHKNFQKGSLDGSPQELKSDSLPIDHNGAADRGLLDEAKRIVSAIDEGLKEDVSNSDQLDDADDVDLYTAEEPSSLTDQDTNMIAVDDSQPSAEGRAMSGLLLNNSALGLSSNLEEEAQLSLAIQYSMESSHWSVEDEEEQLQKALELSKKMIQHEACSSSPQVGQLENGINTSLEDTIKAANTVQLFVFAGYSCDLIRVDIAFGKKVSQRQVEEKLEHRSVKNMSEYHRTCVEMIKRKHAVEIQFQGTIITVSGFKDYVTGALCDVKLLLEKISNSVSDREILRALQWVHHDPASSDTTPYSPDATVLIENAWRMKLKKVDILLDNQPHIINFEKMQECNIASGKSVKISRKLLDLGDLAEDVSEEEYSLLSNLPEATKVDEESDEFQNVVKSFYGTIQEYHSKIRIIQVEKLMNRLLYNQYKLKKASVLQRALYPEVERTLYHGTSETSVKEICVHGFNRSFCGKNATVYGQGVYFAVNSALSVQDQYSPPNADGHKFVFVSKVLTGDFTKGCHSMKAAPLKETGDIPLRYDSVTDDITKPSMFIIFNDTQAFPEYLITCQRIHR; translated from the exons ATGCCTGTTGAAAGCCTGGAGGAGAGGACGCTGGAGGTGCTGGAGCTGCCCGCGGGAGTGGACGAGGAGCTGCTCTTCCTGTACTTTGAGAATAAGCGCCGCTCCGGGGGAGGCCCACTCACCTCCGTGGAGAGGAAGGGTGACGGTGCCGTACTGGTGTTTGAAGAGGCAGAAG TTGCAGCCCAAGTGCTGTCTAAAGGGCACCACGTTCTGCATAATGTGGAGCTGAGTGTGAGAAGGCCTGCCTCAAAGGACAGATGtagactgctgctgcaggggaTCCATCCCAACACCAGCACGGAGTTGATAGAGCTctatgtggagaacatgatgggGTTGAGTGTGTCAGACTACACTCTGTGTCCCTCACCGGGGAGAGATTTCATCCTCATTCGCCTCAGCCAACCCCTCTCAAAAG atTTCCAAACTCTTCAAGCTAAATTCTCCAAGAGGACGCTTGATGGGGCCAAGGTAACTCTTGAACAGATTGAGCAAACTGACTCCGTCTTAGTAGAGAACCTGCACCCTGGCACCACTCAAGACCTGCTCACTTTGTACTTCGAGAACAAGGGAGGGGCGAATCAGAAGGTGAAGGTCACAATGCTTTCAGAGGGGACAGCCAAGGTGTCCTTTGTCAATTATGAAT cTGTGGACCGTGTCCTGGATCAACCGCACAAACTGGACGGCGCTGATCTTGCAGTGATGCCATACTTCGACTTTCTTCAACCTACAGAAAGATTAACATCACAAGAATCTGCAACTGGAAGCCAAGATATGGCTGAGAGAAACTCAGCGGATCTGAGTGATACTCAGATGCAGACCAGTCTTCCCATGGTGGTTGATGCAAACAGCCAGTCCTCCTCTCAGATGTCCTCAGTGCCTCCCGCTGCCCATGAAGCAGTAGAAGAGGCGGCAGAGGAAGCCATGGATCAAACGGAGGACGAAGAAACGCTATCATGCCATATTGCTATCGCTGACTCAGCAAAACTTGCTTTGTTTCAACTCGGCACCTTTCAACAGGACACTGAAAAGGCTCACCCAAATTTCACCATCCAAATCAAAGACAATGGGGTGCACGTTGCAGGAACTGACAGACAAACGCTTGAGCAGATTAAACACTCCATCTCGGACTATTTCGGCAAAGTGGCTGAGACTCATTTCACTCTCGAGCCAGAAAAGGCTCAGTTCCTCGCaagaaaagatgtaaaaaaGCGGTTACTGCAAACCATGAATCAAACAGAGTCACCTGCCATTTACACCGTATCAGACTGTGATGTTTTGGTAACCTCCCTATCCAAGAACTCTATCCAGGCATGTAGCTTTTTGAAATCCCAGCTGTGTCACTTCAGCGTACCGCTGGACGCAGAATGTGAGGGCATATTATACTGTAGAGAATGGACCGAGTTCCTGCAGGCTCTGGGGTTCTCCTCTGTAAAGGTGTCAGAACAAGGAGGGAATGTTGATGTGTTGACTCTAAAAGGGATGGAGAGTGAGAAGCAGGCTGCAATCCTGCAATTTCTAACTACACCCATTGAAAGGGAGACAGTCATCGCTATGGAGCCAGGCATGCTGAAATACATGCAGATCCATTGCCATCAGCTGTTGGCTGACATGGACCAAGTGTCTATTTTTCCACTAGAAGCAGAGGACGTTTGTGGGTTAAAG ATCCATGGCCATGCCATTGCTTGTCAAATGGCTGAGGAGGTGTTGCAAGGTGTGGTATCCTCCATCTGCACCAGAACCATCACAGTAAACGCTCCGGGAGTGGCCCGGTTTTTAGGTGACAAGGAGTGCACGAAGATCctgaaggagatggagacaaagtTTCAAGTCTATGTCAACCCAAAGTATGTTCCCTGGCAACCTCTGCCACATCAG GACATTTTTGAAGCTGCATGGACGATGATGTCCCACAAAAACTTCCAGAAAGGGTCTTTGGATGGTTCTCCGCAGGAGTTAAAATCAGATTCATTGCCAATTGATCATAATGGAGCTGCAGACAGAG GACTTTTAGATGAGGCAAAGAGAATCGTCTCAGCCATTGATGAAGGTCTCAAGGAGGATGTGTCCAATTCAGACCAACTTGACGACGCGGATGACGTGGACCTGTACACAGCAGAGGAACCCTCCAGCCTGACAGACCAGGACACTAATATGATAGCTGTTGATGATTCCCAGCCCTCAGCTGAAGGGAGGGCTATGAGTGGGTTACTCCTGAATAATAGCGCTCTGGGCCTTTCCAGCAACCTTGAAGAAGAGGCCCAACTATCTCTAGCCATCCAGTACTCTATGGAGTCAAGCCATTGGTctgtggaggatgaggaggaacaGCTGCAAAAAGCCTTAGAGCTGTCCAAGAAAATGATCCAACATGAAGCTTGTTCTAGTAGCCCCCAGGTGGGCCAGCTGGAGAACGGCATTAATACTTCCTTAGAGGACACCATCAAGGCGGCCAACACCGtacagttgtttgtgtttgcaggttaTAGCTGTGACCTGATTCGCGTGGACATAGCGTTCGGGAAAAAGGTCAGCCAGAGACAGGTCGAGGAGAAACTGGAGCACAGGAGCGTGAAGAACATGTCTGAGTACCACAGGACGTGTGTGGAGATGATCAAGAGGAAGCACGCAGTCGAGATTCAGTTTCAGGGCACCATAATAACTGTCTCTGGCTTCAAGGACTATGTGACCGGAGCACTGTGCGATGTGAAGCTGCTCCTGGAGAAAATCTCCAATTCTGTATCCGACCGGGAAATCCTGAGAGCTCTCCAGTGGGTGCATCACGACCCAGCCTCTTCAGACACGACCCCTTATTCACCCGATGCTACAGTATTAATCGAGAATGCTTGGAGGATGAAGCTGAAAAAGGTTGATATCTTACTAGACAATCAGCCCCACATCATAAACTTTGAGAAGATGCAAGAATGCAATATAGCTTCGGGGAAATCTGTGAAAATCTCCAGGAAGTTGCTCGATTTAGGGGATTTGGCTGAGGATGTATCAG AAGAGGAATATTCTCTGCTGTCAAACCTGCCTGAAGCAACCAAAGTCGATGAGGAGTCTGATGAATTTCAGAACGTGGTGAAGAGTTTCTATGGGACCATACAGGAGTACCACAGCAAAATCAGAATCATACAG GTGGAGAAGCTCATGAATCGACTGCTGTACAATCAGTACAAGTTGAAGAAGGCGAGTGTACTGCAGCGTGCCTTGTATCCGGAAGTTGAACGGACTCTCTACCATGGCACAAGTGAGACGAGTGTGAAAGAGATCTGCGTTCATGGATTCAACAGAAGCTTCTGTGGAAAGAATg CCACCGTCTATGGTCAGGGGGTGTATTTTGCTGTCAACTCCGCACTGTCTGTCCAGGATCAGTATTCACCCCCAAACGCAGACGGACACAAGTTTGTTTTCGTGTCAAAGGTCCTAACAGGAGACTTTACCAAAGGCTGCCATTCGATGAAGGCGGCCCCGCTGAAGGAGACCGGTGACATTCCCCTCAGATACGACAGCGTGACTGACGACATCACCAAGCCGTCAATGTTCATCATCTTCAACGATACGCAGGCTTTTCCTGAATATCTCATTACATGCCAGAGAATCCACCGCTGA